The Spirosoma foliorum genome has a window encoding:
- a CDS encoding SDR family NAD(P)-dependent oxidoreductase, whose product MNLDRQYQGDSASWTKEPQYQIFKEMSNLNNKVAIVTGASKGIGAGIAKAFAKEGAKVIVNYASSKDAADKVVKSITDDGGTAIAIQGDISKEADVIRLFDETEKTFGTLDILVNNAVFQQFLPVEQASVEAFHQHFNVNVLGPVLTIQAALKLFGSTGGNIINISSGASKSPMAGVSLYSATKAALDALTISLSKELGAKNVRINSILPGATETEGATSAGVTSGSEYEQLFIANTPLGRRGQPEDIAKAAVFLASDDAAWITGEQLSVSGGMYGF is encoded by the coding sequence ATGAATCTTGATCGCCAATATCAGGGCGATTCTGCCTCGTGGACAAAGGAGCCACAGTATCAAATCTTTAAAGAAATGAGTAACTTAAACAACAAAGTAGCGATAGTGACAGGTGCATCAAAAGGAATTGGTGCAGGAATTGCAAAGGCATTTGCCAAAGAAGGGGCAAAAGTTATAGTCAATTATGCGTCAAGTAAAGACGCAGCGGATAAAGTAGTGAAATCTATAACCGATGATGGAGGTACAGCCATTGCAATACAGGGCGATATATCAAAAGAAGCCGATGTAATCAGGCTGTTTGACGAAACAGAGAAAACGTTCGGCACGTTGGATATTTTAGTCAACAACGCTGTCTTTCAGCAATTTTTACCTGTTGAACAGGCATCTGTAGAAGCTTTTCATCAGCATTTCAACGTCAATGTTTTGGGTCCTGTACTTACCATCCAGGCAGCTTTAAAACTGTTTGGCTCTACCGGTGGCAATATCATTAATATCAGTTCGGGTGCCAGCAAATCGCCGATGGCGGGAGTGTCGTTATATTCCGCTACGAAAGCGGCCTTGGATGCCCTAACGATTTCTTTATCGAAAGAGCTGGGAGCAAAAAACGTTCGTATCAATTCTATTTTGCCGGGCGCAACGGAAACTGAAGGGGCCACTAGTGCGGGCGTTACTAGTGGCAGTGAGTATGAGCAACTATTTATTGCAAATACGCCACTTGGTCGAAGAGGTCAGCCTGAAGATATTGCGAAAGCTGCCGTATTTCTGGCTTCCGATGATGCCGCCTGGATTACAGGCGAGCAACTTTCGGTTTCGGGTGGTATGTACGGATTTTAA
- a CDS encoding NADPH-dependent F420 reductase, with translation MSQSENNVAHYAIIGFGKIGQALAKAFARKGIEVAVATTRDPESFASAAATIGPEIIPTTLMEAVKADIIFLAVRFEAHPDVAKALPNWQGKTIVDVTNAYGISPKQLGGQPSGRVVAQAFTDGKVVKGFNHLGAAILAQDPAVQGGRRVVFLASDDDDAATQVSALADNLGFAAIKLGGLSEGGLLVQAHGNTWGQLIFKDLVKF, from the coding sequence ATGAGTCAATCAGAAAACAACGTAGCTCACTACGCAATTATCGGCTTTGGTAAGATCGGTCAGGCCCTGGCCAAGGCGTTTGCCCGCAAAGGCATCGAAGTAGCCGTTGCTACCACACGAGATCCGGAAAGCTTTGCATCTGCCGCGGCCACGATCGGACCCGAGATCATTCCCACCACACTTATGGAAGCCGTTAAGGCAGACATCATCTTTCTGGCGGTGCGTTTTGAAGCGCACCCGGATGTGGCCAAGGCGCTGCCCAACTGGCAGGGGAAGACCATCGTCGATGTGACCAATGCCTACGGTATTTCCCCTAAGCAGCTGGGCGGACAGCCTTCCGGCAGGGTCGTCGCGCAGGCCTTCACGGATGGAAAAGTGGTTAAGGGTTTCAACCATTTGGGCGCTGCCATCCTTGCACAAGATCCGGCCGTACAAGGTGGCAGACGAGTCGTGTTCCTGGCAAGCGACGATGACGACGCAGCAACGCAGGTTAGTGCGCTGGCAGACAATCTCGGTTTTGCGGCCATCAAACTTGGCGGGCTGTCGGAAGGTGGGCTGCTGGTGCAGGCGCACGGAAATACCTGGGGTCAGTTGATCTTTAAGGACTTAGTTAAATTCTAG